The Stenotrophomonas rhizophila genome has a window encoding:
- a CDS encoding cysteine hydrolase family protein — protein sequence MSQPTPALLIIDMFTLFDFPDADQVKPNALKAAGQIAVLARRFRERGNPVIYVNDNFANWQMDFKELVSLCLATEGESSAIAEVLQPHLGDYFVLKPKHSAFLATPLSVLLAKLGVRELVITGMTAESCIAATCFDSNAREYQTTVVQEAVAGIGSRRTTALRLLDDSKAARVLKLASYLRR from the coding sequence ATGAGTCAGCCCACCCCTGCTCTTCTGATCATCGACATGTTCACTCTGTTCGACTTCCCCGACGCTGACCAGGTGAAGCCCAACGCGTTGAAGGCCGCCGGGCAGATCGCTGTCCTCGCGCGGCGCTTCCGCGAGCGAGGTAACCCGGTCATCTATGTAAATGACAACTTTGCCAACTGGCAGATGGACTTCAAAGAGTTGGTAAGTCTCTGTCTGGCGACGGAAGGCGAGTCGTCAGCGATCGCTGAAGTTCTACAGCCGCACCTTGGCGACTACTTCGTGCTCAAACCCAAACACTCGGCCTTCCTCGCCACCCCGCTTTCCGTGCTCCTGGCCAAGCTGGGCGTGAGGGAGCTAGTCATTACAGGAATGACCGCCGAATCATGCATCGCCGCTACCTGCTTCGACAGCAATGCGAGGGAATACCAGACGACCGTGGTGCAGGAAGCGGTGGCTGGCATTGGCTCCAGACGAACGACCGCATTACGGCTGCTGGATGACTCCAAGGCGGCTCGTGTCCTCAAACTGGCGAGCTACCTACGCCGCTGA
- a CDS encoding ferritin-like domain-containing protein, with product MAIKTLEELFVHELSDIYSAEKQLTKALPRLARASENPDLAAAFETHLEETQGQIERIDQVVEVLGIRLKRIKCAAMEGLVEEGKEVIDSVEKGPVRDAALIGGAQKVEHYEIASYGTIAALAKQLGYKDALPLLLETLEEEKATDEKLTLLAKSGGNAKAAQAA from the coding sequence ATGGCCATCAAAACGCTTGAAGAGCTGTTCGTTCACGAGCTGTCCGACATCTACAGCGCTGAAAAGCAGCTGACAAAAGCCCTGCCCCGCCTGGCCCGAGCCTCAGAAAACCCGGATCTGGCGGCTGCTTTTGAGACCCACCTGGAAGAGACACAGGGACAGATCGAGCGCATCGATCAGGTCGTTGAAGTGCTGGGCATCCGCCTCAAGCGCATCAAGTGCGCCGCGATGGAAGGGCTGGTTGAGGAAGGCAAAGAAGTCATTGATTCGGTTGAGAAGGGCCCGGTGCGCGATGCCGCGCTGATCGGCGGGGCCCAGAAGGTGGAGCACTACGAGATCGCCTCGTATGGCACCATCGCGGCGCTCGCCAAGCAGCTCGGGTACAAGGACGCGCTCCCGCTTCTTCTTGAGACCCTGGAAGAAGAGAAGGCAACCGATGAGAAGTTGACGCTCCTGGCCAAGTCCGGTGGAAATGCCAAGGCAGCCCAAGCGGCGTGA
- a CDS encoding DUF1264 domain-containing protein: MSLKLMGVEYIISGKLFAGLPEQEKALWHSHVHEVKSGQLIAPGIPEVAEHERMEKLIHTYGKTWHTWHTDLDKDLPRGMPQLMMGFTADGQADPAMVAARDARLGVSSEDKRKRRADIPEPAIDPGADAWQQGRVVQLQDPTGAHAHDARSNVKERPNPDQNAASNGSTEE; encoded by the coding sequence ATGTCCCTCAAGCTGATGGGCGTTGAATACATCATCAGTGGGAAACTGTTCGCTGGCCTCCCTGAGCAGGAAAAGGCGCTCTGGCACAGCCACGTCCACGAAGTGAAATCGGGGCAGCTGATCGCACCAGGGATCCCGGAGGTGGCCGAGCATGAGCGCATGGAGAAGCTCATCCACACGTATGGAAAAACGTGGCACACCTGGCACACCGACCTGGATAAAGACCTGCCGCGCGGAATGCCGCAGCTGATGATGGGCTTTACCGCCGATGGCCAAGCCGATCCAGCGATGGTGGCGGCTCGGGACGCACGGCTGGGGGTCAGCAGCGAGGACAAACGGAAACGCCGCGCCGATATCCCCGAGCCCGCTATAGACCCGGGAGCAGACGCTTGGCAACAGGGGAGGGTGGTCCAGCTTCAAGACCCAACGGGTGCCCACGCTCACGACGCCCGCAGCAACGTCAAGGAGCGTCCCAACCCAGACCAGAACGCAGCGTCCAACGGCTCGACCGAAGAATAG
- a CDS encoding DUF3606 domain-containing protein has translation MTDDKKNAGSPDRDRINVNEDYELQYWTKALGVNAEELRAAVKAVGSTAVAVRKHLGK, from the coding sequence ATGACCGACGACAAAAAGAACGCTGGTAGCCCGGACCGCGATCGCATCAACGTCAACGAAGACTATGAGCTGCAATATTGGACCAAGGCACTGGGCGTCAACGCCGAAGAACTCCGGGCCGCGGTGAAAGCGGTGGGTTCTACTGCGGTCGCAGTGCGCAAGCACTTGGGCAAGTAG
- a CDS encoding DUF6766 family protein yields MWKRNGLSIVLLLLLLCFLGGQVWTGFLAHNQELADAHRAPLDLWDYLQSGHFVSATFENWESEFLQMGMYVLLTVSLRQKGSAESRPLDDAEEEERIEAGPTPWAVRKGGLWKTLYGHSLAITFGVLFLLSFSFHLTGSWRAEVDEQMALGQPTPTCWEHLWSSSFWFESFQNWQSEFLAVLALVILTIFLRQKDSPQSKPLAAPHSQTGD; encoded by the coding sequence ATGTGGAAACGTAACGGTTTATCGATCGTGCTGCTCCTTTTGCTTCTCTGCTTCTTGGGAGGGCAAGTGTGGACCGGCTTCCTGGCACACAACCAGGAACTCGCTGACGCACACCGAGCGCCGCTGGACCTGTGGGACTATCTGCAGAGCGGGCACTTCGTCAGCGCCACGTTTGAGAACTGGGAAAGCGAGTTCCTTCAGATGGGCATGTATGTCCTGCTGACCGTCAGCCTGCGTCAGAAGGGCTCTGCTGAATCCCGACCACTGGACGACGCCGAAGAAGAGGAGCGCATTGAGGCTGGCCCTACCCCTTGGGCCGTTCGCAAAGGTGGGCTCTGGAAGACCTTATACGGCCACTCCTTGGCGATCACCTTCGGGGTGCTGTTCCTGTTGAGCTTCTCGTTTCACCTTACGGGTAGCTGGCGCGCGGAGGTCGATGAGCAGATGGCCCTTGGACAGCCCACGCCGACGTGCTGGGAACATCTCTGGAGCAGCAGCTTCTGGTTCGAGTCGTTCCAGAACTGGCAGAGCGAATTTTTGGCTGTTCTTGCGTTGGTCATCCTGACCATTTTCCTGCGCCAAAAGGACTCGCCACAGTCGAAGCCGCTGGCTGCACCGCACAGTCAGACGGGCGATTGA